TGAGAAATTTCACCTTTGGTAAGTGCTTCAAGGATGCGCGAACCAACGGAAGCTTCTTGCTTAACGTTACCTTTAGAATTGCTTTGGCTGTTTTTTGGCATCTCGGTAAATTCCCTCAGCACACTACATAAATAGCCTATTTTAACCAGAAGTAATGAGCAGGACAGTCAAACATTACTTAACAAACGTTAACCTTCAATTTCTAACTCCAGGAAGTTCAACAATTTCTCTTCTAAAATCGTCAAATAGGCATGATTTATCTAACCTAACGACTCCAAAAACCTCTGCACCGATTCCTCCAGTTCAATGGAATACATCCGTGAAATGGGATAGCTGTTCGCCGTCTTCGTCTCCATTGGCGTAGCCTCTCACGAGTGGGAGAAGGAGAAGGCTTAAGAAGAGCTTATCACCTACGGTGTGCACTTGGGCGATCGCAAAGAGCTGCATCTGCTTACATTCAGCAGGCAAGTAATTGAATGTAAGCAGATGCTTCACCCCAACAGTGCATTCACCATTCCAAGTTCTCACGGTGCAACTGAAGCCGTTCTAACCATAGTAATTACATATAGTTGTCTATGGCATTAATGCTGAAAAACATAGAGTATCTTTGTAAGAATTAGGCTGTAAATCTGGGGTATAGTTAGCACACAAAGTGATGTCTTTATAACCATTCTCTTGTAAGCACGATATAAATTCATCCCTGCCAAACCAATGCAGTGGCAGACGTTGAAGTTCAGTAGCTATGAGGTTACCATTTAACCACTTTTCATAGCGAATGAGCGTCAAGTTTAGTTGTTCTAACCAGTCAATACTAGAAGAAGATTGCATGAGGATGATTGAGCCGTCAGCACACTCAATTGGCTCCCGTTGCTTAACAATGTTCTGGGCTTTGAAATCTTCAATCGGAAGTTCCAAATCAATAAAAATACGCCCCTGTGGTTCCAGGTGTCGTGCAAAGGCTTGCAATGCCGCAATAGCAGCAGAGCGTGACAACAACATGAACGAGCCAAAGGTCACGACTATTGCATTGTACTTTCCAGGCAAGTCCAGATTCTCTACCTCACCTTGGTAAATGACAGGCTCCAAATCTCTTTCTAAACAATGTTTGCGGCAACAAGCAAGCATATCTGGTGAAGCATCAATGCCTTCAACGTTAAGACCTGCTTCTAACAGTGGGATGAGTAGTCGTCCCGTACCCACCATGACTTCCAGAGTTCTGCCACCAATTTT
This region of Nostoc sp. UHCC 0302 genomic DNA includes:
- a CDS encoding class I SAM-dependent methyltransferase, whose protein sequence is MNYYIKYLDKIGGRTLEVMVGTGRLLIPLLEAGLNVEGIDASPDMLACCRKHCLERDLEPVIYQGEVENLDLPGKYNAIVVTFGSFMLLSRSAAIAALQAFARHLEPQGRIFIDLELPIEDFKAQNIVKQREPIECADGSIILMQSSSSIDWLEQLNLTLIRYEKWLNGNLIATELQRLPLHWFGRDEFISCLQENGYKDITLCANYTPDLQPNSYKDTLCFSALMP